The Thermococcus sp. DNA segment CATGGTTACCCTTGAGTCACCAAAGGGCAAGATAATAACAGTTGAAGCCGGTGAAAACGCAGTCCTTACGGTTCTTACAGACCCAAAGGTTAATCTGGGTCTTGTGAGAATCTATCTCAAGAGGAACGCTCAAAAGGTTGCTTCAATGCTCTAACTTTTCTTCCTTTTCCGGTGGTGGTTTATATGATTCACGGAAGGTACATTGGAGTTATAACGGATTTTGACGACCCCCTAGCAGTTAGGGAAGGGGTTAGGCGGGGCTACCTGAAGGTGGCTTGGAAGGATGAGTCCTCACTAAAGACGGGATACATTATAATAAAGGATGAAAAGATAGTTGGTTCGCTCGTTGAGAACGTTATTGGTGGTTCCAAGGTTGCAGGAAATGAGGCATTTGGAGAAATTATGAGGGCAATTAAAGATAAACTCGTTAAGGCAGTGGAAGTTTACGAGGCCGATGTGGAGGAGATACTGGGTTCCTACCCGGAGACCCGTGTGGACATTAATGAACTTCAGAGGGTAACTGGAAATGACCTTGACTCTCTGTTGATGCTCCTGAAAACACACCACGGTGGGATGAGAATCCAGAATGGCAGTAAGGAGTGGGTTATATACGTGGAGAACGGCCTTGTAAAGGCAGCCAAGGCAATTAAGGGTTCAACCCGCCGGGGTGATAGTGCTCTTAGAGAAATCCTTCGTGAGATGGGTCACCTCATTAAAGATGGTGTTTACATTGCAGGTGAAACATTTGAGTTCTCTCCTAACGATACCGTTAGCAGGGGAGACGTGTTCGTTGAGGGTTTAGAACTCCTGAAGGAAAAAAGACAGCTGGAGAAAGGCTTTTAATCCCTTCCCAGTTTTTACCCCCGGTGAGTCCATGAGGCTCGATGAGTTCATACCTGACGCCAAAACGAGGACACTCATAGAGAGAACGCGCGAGTTTGCTAGGGGCTTCTTTGAGAGGGAGGGAACACACGGCTTCAGCCACGTTGAGAGGGTGTTTAACCTCTGCATGCACATAGGCAGGGAAGAGAACGCCGACCTTGAAATCCTGGCACTGGCTTCTCTCCTCCACGACATAGCGAGGCCCCTTGAGGACAGTGGGAAGGTCGAGGATCATGCCATTGAAAGTGCTAGGATAGCTAGGCGCTTTCTTAAAAGCCTCGGCTATCCTGAGGGGAAGAGTGAAGCGGTTGCCCATGCAATCGAGGCCCACCGCTTCTCCCGTGGTCCCGAGCCGAGAACACTTGAGGCTAAAATCCTTAGCGACGCGGACAAGCTCGATGCAATAGGCGCGATAGGAATAGCGCGCGTTTTCATGTATTCTGGTGAGCACGGAAGGGACATTGAGACTTCCCTCAGGCACTTTGAGGAGAAGATTCTCAAGCTCAAGGACCTTATGTACACCGAAACGGCAAAGCGCATCGCTGAAGAAAGGCACAACTTTACGGTGGAATTCATCGAGAGGATAAGGCGGGAAATCGAGGGCGAACTTTGAGTTCTTCTCCTTTTCGCCTCACATAATAACCTTTTTAAAGGGCTTCCTGAATTAAGGGTTAGCCCATCAAGGTCATTCTAAGGAGGTGAGAACGTGAAGGCGCCAATCTGTGAGGTTTGTCTCAAGACCGACGACATTCTTTGCCCTGCTGATGAAAAGAAACTTCAGGAGGGTATAATCTCCGAGCTGGACGTTAAGGTCGCACGCTTACTCTACAAGCTTCTTGGAGACGTGGACATCGAGTTTAAGAAGGCCGTCGAGGCTGGAGACCTTATCGTCATAGTCGTTGGCGAAGGAGATGTTCCCATAACCATAGGTAAGGGCGGAAAGAACATAAAAATTCTCATTAGGGAGCTTGGTAAGCGCGTCAGAGTCATCGAGGGCATGAAGGCCGAGAGCACCGATGAGCTCAAGAAGCTCGCCTCCGACCTGCTTTATCCAGCCGGCGTTTTCGGTGTTAACGTCGTTTACAGGCCCGGTGGCGAGACCTACTACAAGGTTCTCGTCTTCGGCAGGGACAGGAAGAAGCTTCCGGAGAAGCCGGAAATCCTGGAGAGTGTTCTCAGCCAGATAGTTGGTAATGAAGTCAAGATTTCCTTCGTCTGATTTTTCTTCTCCTTATCGAATACCTTTAAAAGCTCGCCCCTACTCCTTCTGGGGATGGCCATGTACAGGACGCACTACTCGAGCGAGATTACGGAAGAACTCAACGGCCAGCGGGTTAAGGTTGCTGGCTGGGTGTGGGAAATAAAAGACCTGGGCGGAATCAAGTTCCTCTGGCTGAGGGACAGGGAGGGAATAGTCCAGATTACCGCCCCGAAGAAGAAGGTAAGCCAGGAGATATTTAAGCTCATTCCAAGGCTCAACAGCGAGGACGTTGTTGCGGTTGAAGGCATCGTCAACTTCACACCCAAGGCAAAGCTCGGCTTTGAGATTCTCCCGGAGAAGCTCGAAATACTCAGCAGGGCGGAAAGCCCTCTCCCACTTGACCCGACGGGAAAAGTCAAGGCAGAACTCGATACGAGGCTTGACAACCGCTTCATGGACGTAAGAAGGCCCGAAGTAATGGCGATATTCAAGATACGCTCCAGCGTTTTCAAGGCAACCAGGGATTTCTTCCACAACGAGGGCTTCATCGAGATTCACACGCCCAAAATTATAGCTACAG contains these protein-coding regions:
- a CDS encoding KH domain-containing protein, which produces MKAPICEVCLKTDDILCPADEKKLQEGIISELDVKVARLLYKLLGDVDIEFKKAVEAGDLIVIVVGEGDVPITIGKGGKNIKILIRELGKRVRVIEGMKAESTDELKKLASDLLYPAGVFGVNVVYRPGGETYYKVLVFGRDRKKLPEKPEILESVLSQIVGNEVKISFV
- a CDS encoding HD domain-containing protein, which codes for MRLDEFIPDAKTRTLIERTREFARGFFEREGTHGFSHVERVFNLCMHIGREENADLEILALASLLHDIARPLEDSGKVEDHAIESARIARRFLKSLGYPEGKSEAVAHAIEAHRFSRGPEPRTLEAKILSDADKLDAIGAIGIARVFMYSGEHGRDIETSLRHFEEKILKLKDLMYTETAKRIAEERHNFTVEFIERIRREIEGEL
- a CDS encoding DUF2226 domain-containing protein; translated protein: MIHGRYIGVITDFDDPLAVREGVRRGYLKVAWKDESSLKTGYIIIKDEKIVGSLVENVIGGSKVAGNEAFGEIMRAIKDKLVKAVEVYEADVEEILGSYPETRVDINELQRVTGNDLDSLLMLLKTHHGGMRIQNGSKEWVIYVENGLVKAAKAIKGSTRRGDSALREILREMGHLIKDGVYIAGETFEFSPNDTVSRGDVFVEGLELLKEKRQLEKGF